A window of Ananas comosus cultivar F153 linkage group 4, ASM154086v1, whole genome shotgun sequence contains these coding sequences:
- the LOC109708852 gene encoding hydroxyacylglutathione hydrolase cytoplasmic encodes MKILHVPCLEDNYAYIIVDESTGEAAAVDPVEPEKVLRSAAEIGADLKFVLTTHHHWDHAGGNEKIRMLVPGIKVYGGSIDNVKGCTNKVDNGDKLTLGSDTSILCLHTPCHTKGHISYYVTGKAEEDPAVFTGDTLFIAGCGKFFEGTAEQMYQSLCVTLGSLPKPTRVYCGHEYTEKNLRFALTVEPENEKISQKLSWAQRQRQDGLPTIPSTIGEEFETNPFMRVDLPEIQNKVGCGSPVEALKEIRRLKDNWRG; translated from the exons ATGAAGATCCTCCACGTCCCTTGCTTAGAAGACAACTACGCCTACAT AATCGTCGACGAGAGCACCGGAGAGGCGGCGGCCGTCGACCCCGTCGAGCCGGAGAAGGTCCTGCGATCGGCGGCCGAGATCGGCGCCGATCTCAAGTTCGTCCTCACCACGCACCACCACTG GGATCATGCAGGTGGAAATGAGAAGATCAGGATGTTAGTGCCAGGAATTAAGGTTTACGGAGGATCTATTGATAATGTAAAAGGATGCACCAACAAAGTGGATAATGGAGATAAGTTGACATTGGGATCAGATACAAGTATACTTTGCCTCCACACGCCGTG CCACACTAAAGGTCACATAAGTTATTATGTGACGGGCAAAGCTGAAGAAGATCCTGCTGTGTTTACTGGGGACACATTA TTTATTGCTGGTTGCGGGAAGTTTTTTGAAGGCACTGCAGAACAGATGTACCAATCATTGTGTGTGACATTGGGTTCCTTGCCAAAGCCGACTAGAGTTTACTGTGGCCATGAG TACACGGAAAAGAACTTGCGATTCGCTTTAACTGTTGAGCCAGAGAATGAGAAGATATCGCAGAAGCTCTCATGGGCCCAGCGTCAACGACAAGATGGATTACCAACAATTCCCTCAACCATCGGGGAAGAGTTCGAAACTAATCCATTCATGCGAGTTGATCTACCAGAAATACAg AACAAAGTTGGTTGCGGTTCTCCCGTCGAAGCCCTCAAGGAAATAAGGAGGCTAAAAGACAACTGGAGAGGTTGA